From the uncultured Methanobrevibacter sp. genome, the window TGTTGGTTATCATTATCAACTTGTGTAAAACTATTAATATGTATTAGCGATAAATATAGGAAGAGATACGATGAAGAGAAAAAATAAAATTTTATTGACCATTCTTATTTTTATAGCTATTTTTGCAGGATTGGTCACTTTTACATATAATCCGATGAATCTTCCTGATAATGGTTTGCCTTTAAATGAAAATACTACAATTATTGGTCAGAATTCCAACGGTACTGTTTATAAGGTTTTGAGTGGAAATCAGTCATCAAATGATACTGTAATCCTTATACTGGGTGTTCACAGTCTTGAAAGTGGTATTCACAATGCTACATATGAGGCAGTACTGGATTTCTCCAAAGAAAATCTCTTAAATAAAAATTACGTAATGTATTTTATCAAACTCAATTTCAAGGACAGCGGAATGAACACAAGCGATTATGACACCAACAGGCATATGGGCGAACTGCTGGCTCACGAATATGTTCTTCCGGATATCGAGAAATATAATCCTTTTGTTATTGTGGATGTTCATGAAATGGAAAACTATTGGGATCTGCAGAGATATATCGGCATTCTTGACAATAATTCTGCTATAGAAAAGGAATATGCAGGTAAAATCGGTGAAAATTTAAGCTATCCTGTATACCCAATAAGAGCGGGCACATCACCTGAATGGGTAACAATACCTCTTGAGAAGAAAAACAATAATGTGCTGCTTTTTGAAACCGCCCAGGCAGACACTCAGCATAATAAAACACTGACCGCAAGGGATATGGTCAGAGTCATTGATAGATTGACTGTTTACTGATGTACAACTGTATCTTGACAGTTAATAAATTGGGGTAATTTTACAGCTTTTAAATTTCGACTGCGGCTGTGCAATCTGGAGACATTATTTTTCAAAAAAATTTTGAAAACAAAATGATATAAAATATAAAACAGATAAATTGTGAATATATCTAAATAGTTTATTTTGGGGAAAAATGTGGAGAAATTTGTTGTTTGGGAAAATTTGAAAAAACTGGATTGCAGGGATTTAATTATTTTTTTAATTCCCTTTCTTATTTTTATATACTATCTTTATGTATATGATCCGGGAATTTTGACTCAAGATAGTTTCTATCAAATGAATCAAATTGCAAGTTCTAATTTTACTAACTGGCATCCGTTTTTCCATACTTTTATAGAAATGCTGTGTCTGAAATTGTATCCGGATACAAAATCAGTTGCAATTTTACAGATTATTGTATTTTCCACAATCTGGATGATAATATGTAATTATTTGCGCAATGATGCAGATACTAAATTCAATAAGGAGTTTGGCCTGCAGGCATTATTTACTTTATTGATTTCATTAATTCCAATCAATGCGGTCTTTTCAATATCCTTAATAAAAGACACTTTATTCAGTTATTTTCTCTTGTTTGTCTGCTTTCTGATTAAAGTGATGCTTGATAAGAAAGGTAATGTCAGTTTTTCATTTGTTTTAATATTGTCATTATTAATGGCATTTGTTGCTCAGTTAAGAAATAATGGAATGATTGTCATTGTTCTGTTTCTCGTTATGCTGGTGGCGTATATATTAATCAGATATAAAAATAAAAAACTTGCTCTTTCGATAGTTTCCTTAACCGTACTTTTTATATTATTAATTTCAGTGTTAAATATTTCATATGGTGTTGTAGATAATGATAAGGATGCAGTTGCAGCTAAAGTGTCTCATATGCTGGCAGATTATGAATTAAATCTCTCGATTGATGATAAAGATAAGGCTCTGATTGGAAGCTTTATTGATGAAAGCAAAATTGAAAAAAATTATGATATAACGTTTAGTGATCCGATAAGTCATTTGATAAACAGAACGGCATATGCCAATAACAAATCTGCAATAATTGAATTGGCTGTAATTTATTCAATAACCAATCCGTATCATTTCCTGCAGTATATGTTCCACTCTTCTCCTATGGTGTGGGATATTGTTAAGGGTGATGACTGGAAAGCTTTTTCATATGTGCTGCACACGGATTCGAGCCGTAAAAATTTCTACAGCAAATATGATGCAACTCCATTGGCAAGCTATGATAATGTCACTGCAAAGAATGCAGAAACTAATTTATTTAATGATTTGGATTCATTTGCTGCAGGATTTTACCAAAATAAACTGGCGGATACTTTATTCAATAATCCTGCATTTTATATGTATCTTTCATTTATTCTTTTAGGCGCAATTTATTTGTTAACAAAGTCTAGGGAGGTATTTTTCGTTTATCTGCTGAATTTATTGAATATAATAGTTATTTTCCTTTCTACGCCTGTTCAAAGTTATAGGTATTTGTATCCAAATCTCTTATTGTGTTATTTCCTGGTGATAATGCTGATTGGAATCATTACAAT encodes:
- a CDS encoding DUF6020 family protein codes for the protein MNQIASSNFTNWHPFFHTFIEMLCLKLYPDTKSVAILQIIVFSTIWMIICNYLRNDADTKFNKEFGLQALFTLLISLIPINAVFSISLIKDTLFSYFLLFVCFLIKVMLDKKGNVSFSFVLILSLLMAFVAQLRNNGMIVIVLFLVMLVAYILIRYKNKKLALSIVSLTVLFILLISVLNISYGVVDNDKDAVAAKVSHMLADYELNLSIDDKDKALIGSFIDESKIEKNYDITFSDPISHLINRTAYANNKSAIIELAVIYSITNPYHFLQYMFHSSPMVWDIVKGDDWKAFSYVLHTDSSRKNFYSKYDATPLASYDNVTAKNAETNLFNDLDSFAAGFYQNKLADTLFNNPAFYMYLSFILLGAIYLLTKSREVFFVYLLNLLNIIVIFLSTPVQSYRYLYPNLLLCYFLVIMLIGIITMPKKSIL